Proteins found in one Hirundo rustica isolate bHirRus1 chromosome 9, bHirRus1.pri.v3, whole genome shotgun sequence genomic segment:
- the RPF1 gene encoding ribosome production factor 1, producing the protein MAGEGTGPVPGDGSGPPAPERVLFPPTFSVSEIKNKQRRHFMFLRWKQQQRKEKLALKKKRRKEREALGDKAPPKAVPKTIENQRVYDETTVDPNDEEVAFDEATDEFAPYFNRQTVPKILITTSDRPRGRTVRFCEQLATVIPNSHVYYRRGLALKRIIPQCIARDFTDLIVINEDRKIPNGLVLSHLPDGPTAHFRMSSVRLRKEIKRKGKEPTEHVPEVILNNFTTRLGHSIGRMFAALFPHDPQFIGRQVATFHNQRDYIFFRFHRYIFKSEKKVGIQELGPRFTLKLRSLQKGTFDSKFGEYEWIHKRREMDTSRRKFHL; encoded by the exons ATGGCGGGTGAGGGCACCGGCCCCGTGCCGGGGGATGGCAgcggcccgcccgccccggagcggGTGCTCTTCCCGCCCACCTTCAGCGTGTCCGAGATCAAGAATAAGCAGCGGCGGCACTTCATGTTCCTTcgctggaagcagcagcagaggaag gagaAGTTGGCCCTCAAGAAGAAACGGAGGAAGGAGCGAGAGGCTCTCGGAGACAAA GCACCTCCAAAAGCCGTACCAAAGACTATTGAAAATCAGCGAGTGTATGATGAAACCACTGTGGATCCCAATGATGAAGAG GTTGCTTTTGATGAAGCAACTGATGAATTTGCACCATACTTCAATAGACAGACAGTTCCCAAAATTCTTATTACAACATCAGACCGACCTCGTGGG AGAACAGTGAGATTCTGTGAGCAGCTGGCTACTGTTATACCCAACTCACATGTCTACTATCGAAGAGGACTGGCTTTGAAAAGAATCATTCCACAGTGTATTGCGAGGGACTTCACGGATTTAATTGTCATTAATGAAGATCGCAAAATACCAA ATGGTCTTGTTTTAAGTCATCTGCCTGATGGTCCAACTGCTCATTTTAGAATGAGTAGTGTGCGTTTGCGTAAAGAAATAAAG CGGAAAGGGAAGGAGCCCACAGAACACGTCCCTGAAGTGATCCTGAATAATTTCACAACGCGGCTCGGCCATTCCATCGGCCGCATGTTTGCCGCTCTCTTCCCACACGATCCTCAGTTCATTGGAAGACAAGTAGCTACATTTCACAACCAGAGAGACTACATCTTTTTCAGATTCCACAG aTATATCTTCAAGAGTGAAAAGAAAGTGGGAATTCAAGAACTTGGACCACGTTTTACATTAAAGCTGAGGTCACTTCAAAAAGGAACCTTTGATTCCAAATTTGGAGAATATGAGTGGATTCATAAG cGTCGAGAAATGGACACAAGTAGAAGAAAATTCCACTTATAA